A portion of the Lolium rigidum isolate FL_2022 chromosome 1, APGP_CSIRO_Lrig_0.1, whole genome shotgun sequence genome contains these proteins:
- the LOC124683001 gene encoding sugar transport protein MST5, which produces MAGGVVISSSGGKVYPGHMTAFVFFSCLVASSGGLIFGYDIGISGGVTSMDSFLSEFFPSVYAQSQANKDTNQYCKFNSQLLTLFTSSLYLAALATSFVAASVTRIFGRKWSMFCGGITFLAGSALNGAATNLMMLIMGRLLLGVGVGFANQSVPLYLSEMAPANLRGMLNIGFQLMTTIGILSANLINYATVSIEGGWGWRIGLGLAGVPALIITVGALALPDTPNSLIARGYNAEAKKVLIKVRGTSDVNDEYDDMVAASEEANAIKHPWRNILEPKYRPQLTIAVLIPCFQQLTGINVIMFYAPVLFLTIGFGGDASLMSAVITGLVNMFATIISIMCVDRLGRRVLFLQGGTQMFVSQVVVGTLIALQFGTTGVGEMSRSYALLLVVFICLYVAGFAWSWGPLGWLVPSEVFSLEIRSAGQSIAVCVNMTLTFIIGQAFLTMLCHLKFGLFYFFAAWMVIMTTFIALFLPETKGVPIDEMSLIWSRHWFWKKYVPAGHEGGSNRRMHGV; this is translated from the exons ATGGCGGGCGGCGTGGTGATAAGCTCCTCCGGGGGCAAGGTCTACCCTGGGCACATGACGGCCTTCGTCTTCTTCTCCTGCCTCGTTGCCTCCTCCGGCGGGCTCATCTTCGGCTACGACATCGGCATCTCCG GTGGCGTGACGTCCATGGACTCATTCTTGAGCGAGTTCTTCCCATCGGTGTACGCCCAGTCGCAGGCGAACAAGGACACGAACCAGTACTGCAAGTTCAACAGCCAGCTGCTGACGCTCTTCACGTCGTCGCTGTACCTGGCGGCGCTTGCGACGTCCTTCGTGGCCGCCTCCGTCACGCGCATCTTCGGCCGCAAGTGGTCCATGTTCTGCGGCGGCATCACGTTCCTCGCCGGCTCTGCCCTCAACGGCGCCGCCACGAACCTGATGATGCTCATCatgggccgcctcctcctcggcgtcggGGTCggcttcgccaaccagtccgtccCGCTCTACCTCTCCGAAATGGCCCCTGCCAACCTCCGCGGCATGCTTAACATCGGCTTCCAGCTCATGACCACCATCGGCATCCTCTCCGCGAACCTCATCAACTACGCCACCGTCAGCATCGAGGGCGGCTGGGGCTGGCGCATCGgcctcggcctcgccggcgtcccggccctcatcATCACAGTAGGCGCGCTCGCCCTTCCCGACACCCCCAACTCCCTCATCGCCCGGGGATACAACGCCGAGGCCAAGAAGGTGCTGATCAAGGTCCGGGGCACCTCCGACGTGAACGACGAGTACGACGACATGGTCGCCGCCAGCGAGGAGGCCAATGCCATCAAGCACCCTTGGCGGAATATCCTGGAGCCAAAGTACCGGCCCCAGCTCACCATCGCCGTGCTCATCCCATGCTTCCAGCAGCTCACGGGGATCAACGTCATCATGTTCTACGCGCCCGTGCTGTTCCTCACCATCGGCTTCGGCGGGGACGCGTCCCTCATGTCCGCCGTCATCACGGGCCTCGTCAACATGTTtgccaccatcatctccatcatgtgCGTCGACCGCCTCGGTCGCCGCGTCCTGTTCCTGCAGGGCGGCACGCAGATGTTCGTGTCCCAGGTGGTGGTGGGCACCCTCATCGCGCTCCAGTTCGGCACCACGGGCGTCGGCGAGATGTCCAGGTCCTACGCCCTGCTGctcgtcgtcttcatctgccTCTACGTCGCCGGCTTCGCCTGGTCGTGGGGTCCCCTGGGGTGGCTCGTGCCCAGCGAGGTGTTCTCGCTGGAGATCAGGTCTGCGGGGCAGAGCATAGCCGTGTGCGTCAACATGACGCTCACCTTCATCATCGGCCAGGCGTTCCTCACCATGCTCTGCCACCTCAAGTTCGGCCTCTTCTACTTCTTCGCGGCGTGGATGGTTATCATGACCACATTCATCGCACTCTTCCTGCCGgagaccaagggggtgccaatcgaCGAGATGAGCCTCATCTGGAGCAGACACTGGTTCTGGAAAAAGTACGTCCCCGCCGGACACGAAGGCGGCAGCAACCGCAGAATGCACGGCGTCTAG